TTTCTTTGCTCTCCTAAAACACTCTTTGCAATGTCATCAATTTTTCTATCAACAACACTAATCAAGGCATAACACTTTCGTTCAAAGGTCTTTGGATTCAATCGGCCTTCAACTGAATCAAAGTTTAAACTATTTTTAATAACAAACTTAAAAAAGAGTGAAACAGAGTTTCGATATAATCTAAGGTTATGTATTGTAGGATCTTTTACTAAATCCTCACCTTGATTAAATAGATCATCCATAAGCTCAGCAAGCTTTTCATCTCCACTTAATGAAGGTGAACTATCAACGGAACCCTCAGCTTTGCTAAGTTCCCGCCTAAATAGATTTTTTTTATTACTTTTTAATTTCTCTTTTTTCTGACTCTTAAAAGCTGACTCATTTGCCACACTATTAAAGCCATTTAAATTAGAAATTTCCATTTTATTTATTATTTACTTCAAATGGAGAGAAGCTCTTAGAGCTATTTGTATCCATTAAATCCCCATACTCATCACTATGGGTTATAGTTAGCTCTCCATTAAAAAGCACACCCTCTTCCATTACAAGCCTAGGAGACCTAATATTACCTAAAACCATTCCTGTAGAGAGAACAACTACTCTATCTTCAGCGTATATATCACCTTTTACAACGCCACCAACAACAACGGTCTTAGCAAAAATACTACATTTAGCTCTACCTGTATGTCCTATTAAAACTTTACCTTCCGCTTTTACACTTCCAGAAAAATCACCATCTATCTTTAATAAACCTGTTAAATCCAAATCTCCGGTAAAAACAGTTCCAAACCCAATTATTGAGTTAATTACATTTACATTTGTATTATCCACGTCTTATCCTATTATCTAATTTAGTTTGAGCTTCCTATATAGTCAGCTGGATTTACATATGTTGGCCCAATACGAACCTCATAGTGTAAATGTGGTCCTGTTGAACGCCCTGTACTACCCATTAGTCCAATAACATCCCCCTGTTTAACCCACTGCCCTTTAGAGACTAAAACCTTGTCTAAATGGGCATATCTAGTATTATAGGACCACTTATGACTTATAACTATTGAGTTTCCATATCCACTAGGTTGATACTCTACAACTTCGACCTTTCCATTTGCAGTTGCAACGATCTGGGTTCCTCTACTATAAGCTATATCAAGACCTCTATGGAGATACCACTTACCTGTAAATGGCTCTTTTTGGGGTCCAAAACTAAGGGTAAACCGACCTATAACATTTTTTAATGGTAGTATAGAAGGCATATCAACAAAGTGTCCAACCTTTTTTTCCATTTGATCAGTAAGCTCTTCAAGTTGGGGTATAGAATTATTTAATAGGGCAGTTACACTATCAATAGTTTTAACATCACTAGAAGATGATGCGTCTGACTCCTGTATATTTAAAAGATTATTTAAATCTCCACCTCGCCCAGTTACTCCATCTACACCACTATTATTAATATTTACAGTTTGTAGTGTCCTATTTATAGCCTGCTTAAATTTCTCAGCACCTTCATTTAATTTCTCTACCGCTTCAGATGTTCTATAAAGATCAGCCTCAGCCTGGATAATTCTTCCATCCCTATCATCTATAACCCTAAGACTACCTGAGTAACCTGAAGATAAAATAAAAAAAGAGAACAAAAGAGCCACAAATAGAGTAATCACCCCAATTATAGAAAAGAGTGAGACCTGAACATTAAAAACCTTCTTTTCACTATGGGGTATCAACATTAAGGTTATTCTTTTTTTAAAAAACCCCTTAAACTTGTCAAAAGCCCCACTATCCGCTGTTGTAACATAATCAACACTGTTTTTTTTCATATATATTTAATCCAACCAATTTTAAAACAATTATGTATAAATGTATCATTACAATAGCATTTAAGGCAAGCATAGAGCCCTTAGGGTATTATATTTTTTTTATTTATTGACTACTTAAAGATTAAATGACTATTATATTTTTATGAAACATTTTGATTCACATGTGCACATTGGTCTAATTAATGATGATCCAATGGAGCAACTAATGGTAATACAAAAAAGTAAACAGCAAAAAATTAGTAAGATGCTTAGTATTTGTAACAATCTTATTGATTTTGATAATGTTTACAATAATCTCATTTCTGAATCCGCAGTGTATCATGCTGTTGGAGTATCTCCATCGGAAGTGATTCACCCAGGAAAAGATTGGGAGAGGAAAATTGAAGAGAGAGCTGCACTAAAACGAGTAGTGGCAGTTGGGGAAACGGGTCTAGATTATTATAGAAAATTTGGTGATAAAAATTCTCAAATAGATCTTTTTATTAGACAGTTAGAGATTGCGGATCATTTAGATCTTCCTGTTGTTATACATAACCGGGAAGCTGGTGTTGACATTTTAGATATCTTAAAAGATAAACTCCCAAGAAGAGGAGGAGTGTTACACTGCTACTCAGAGGATTGGAAGTTTGCACAAAAAGTACTTAACAATCATGATAACTTATACATATCATTTGCAGGTAATGTAACTTATAGAAATGCTAGGACTCTACAAGAGACAGCATACAATATGCCGCTAGAGCGTATGGTTGTAGAGACAGAGAGTCCATTTATGGTTTCAAGCGCCCACAAGGGTAAAAGAAATATGCCATTCTACCTTCCAGCTACTGTTGAGTTTTTAGCAGAATTAAGGGAGATGGATGTAACAGAATTTGCAGATACAATCTACAAAAACACTTTGGAATTATTTAATATCAATGAGTAGACCAGCTCAACTATACAAAAAATAAAGGTAAAGGATTTGGAGTTAGAAGGTAATATTTTTCTAGCTCCAACTGCTGGATATTCAGATAGACCATTTAGGCAGATTTGCACTGATTTTGGCTCAGTACTAAATTTTTCAGAAATGGTATCCTGTGAAGCGATAATTAGGGATAATCCAAAAACCCTACAACTTATGGAACCTGCTAATAATGAGAAACATACAGCTATTCAGATTTTTACAGGAAATCCAGACTCAGCGGCTAAATCAATTAAGAGTGTACTTAAATTTAACCCTTCAATAATAGATTTAAATTGTGGATGTCCCGTACCTAAAATTTTAAAATCAGGATCTGGTAGCGATCTTATGAAAACGCCTAAAAAGATTAATGAAATAGTTAGGGCAATATGTAATGAGACAGATATCCCTGTCTCAATAAAAATAAGGTCAGGTTTTACCCATGAGAGTATAAATTTCCTAGAATGTGCTAATGAAGGGATATTAGGTGGGGCATCCATGGTATCTCTTCATCCTCGAACAAGAAGTCAAGGGTACTCAGGTTTTGCAAATTGGGATTATATAAAAGAGCTTAAATCCATGGTAGATGTACCTGTTATAGGCTCTGGGGATCTTTATACACCATATGATGCAAAAAGAATGTTAGAAGAGACAAATTGTGATGGAGTAATGTTTGCAAGGGGAATATTTGGAAATCCATTTCTATTTGCCCAAACAATAGAGCTTCTTACCACAGGGGAGATAAAGACCCAACCAACCTTAACAGATAAGATGGAAATAGCCTTTAAACACTTAAAACTTTCTGTTGAGTTCTACGGAGAAGATGTTGCCTTAAAAGAGATAAAAAAGCACCTATGTTCCTATACAAAGGGTTTTCCTGGAGCAAAGGAGACACGGGATAAATTGGTTAGATGTAGTACTTTAGAAGAATATGAGACTGTTTTTCAGAGTTTACTCTAGTAATAGAAACTTAAATACATTAATCAATTGACTTGAACATTTTTAAAATGATATATCTTTATGTGTGAATAATAGTATAGATAAAATTAAACATTACTGTGGAATCGTTGGTATACACTCTTTATCAGAGAGAAATATACCACAAGATCTCTTTTTCCCTCTATTTTCATTACAGCATAGAGGTCAAGAAGGAGCTGGGATTTCCTATTTGAATAACGGAAAGCTTGTAACCTACAAGGATTTAGGTATGGTTTCTGATGTCCTTGGTAGATACCTTGAAGAAGATAGAAAATCAACAGTTGGTATTGGCCATGTTAGATACTCTACAACAGGTGGAAACCAAGTTGAAAATGTTCAACCGATACAGGCGTCCTGTAATAAAGGTGATATCTCCATTGCCCATAATGGTAATTTTTCAAACTCTGACTTCTTAAAGAGTAAGTTAACAGAAAAAGGTGCTATATTTGGCTGTACAACAGATTCTGAACTAGTATTACACCTTATAGCTCACTCAATGCAGGATACCTTTTACAAAGCCCTTAAAGAGACTCTTTGTTATCTAGAGGGTGCTTTTAGTATGGTGATGGTTAGAGAAGATAATCTATACATTATGAGAGATCCTATGGGTTTTCGACCCCTATATATAGGTCAAAAAGACGGTTTTACAGTATGTGCCTCTGAGTCATGTGCATTAGATATTTTAGATATTACTGATTATAGGTCAGTAGAGCCTGGTGAACTTATTGTTGTAAACAGTAATGGGATTCAAAGTGAAATATTTGCTACGGCTAAAAGAAAAGCTCAATGTTCCTTTGAACTAATATATTTTGCAAGGCCTGACTCACAAATATTCGATACATCTGTTTATGCATCTAGACTTCAAATGGGTAGAGTACTAGCTCAACAAGATGGAGATGAAATTGAAAATTTTGACCTTGTTATGAGTGTTCCCGACTCTGGAAACACCGCTGCACTTGGTTACGCTAAAGAGTCTGGACTATCCTATGAACTAGGTTTAACTAGAAACCACTATACCGGTAGATCCTTTATTCTTCCTACACAGAAAAAACGTGAATTAGCAGTTAAGATGAAGCTACATCCTGTAAAAGAGATTGTAAAGGATAAAAGAATTGTATTAGTTGATGACTCTTTAGTTAGAGGAACTACAAGTTCTATAATTGTTAAGCTATTAAGATCCGCTGGAGCGAAGGAAGTTCATGTAAGACTATCTGCTCCAGAGATAAATGGTCCATGTTATTACGGAATTGATGTACCTACAAAGGAAGAGTTAATTTCAACAACAAAAACACCTGAAGAAATTGCAAAGCACATTGGTGCAGATAGTGTAAAGTTTCTTCCTGTGGACAAATTAAAAACTTGTTTTGATAAGTCTGAAGATTTTTGTTACGCTTGTTTTAATAATGATTACCCGGTAGAACCAAAAACCGGTAAAGATAAATAAAGGAGTTAGAAGATGGGATTAACCTACTCGGAAGCAGGTGTTGATATAGAAAAAGGTGATAGATTTGCCTCTTTTATAGGAAACATAAAGTCTAAGGCAGTATCCAATAGTATTGGAGGATTTGCTGGCGGAATTGAACTAGATGTAGAGAAATACAAAAAACCCGTTTTACTCTCTTGCACAGATGGTGTAGGAACTAAACTAATGGTAGCACAGCAACTTCAAAAATTTGATACATTAGGTATCGATTTAGTAGCTATGTGTGTAAATGATCTAATAGTTTGTGGTGCATCACCCTTAGTTTTTTTAGACTACATTGGTTGTGGTAAATTAAATGAGGATGTTCTCAAAGAAGTTATTAAAGGTGTTGTTGAAGGGTGTGAACAAGCTGGTTGTACCTTAGCCGGTGGAGAGACAGCAGAGATGCCTGATATGTACTCGGACAATGAGTTTGACCTAGCAGGATTTAGTGTAGGGATTGTAGAGAAGAGCCAAATGTTACCCCAATTAGATCGAGTTGAAAAGGGTGATATTCTTTTTGGAATGGCTTCTGTTGGTGTACACTCTAACGGCTTATCATTAGCAAGAAAGACAATTGATATTAATGATAGAGAAAATATGGAGAAACTATTAACTCCAACTAAAATATATGTAAAAGAGCTTGAAGAGTTACTTAAATCGGAGATGATAATATCAGCTGCCCATATAACAGGTGGTGGTCTTGAAGGAAACATAGTACGAGCTCTACCAAAGGAACTAAAACCAGAACTTACATGGGATTGGGAAGTTCCTGAAATATTTTTTACAATACAGAAAAATGGTAATATTAGTGAAGATGAGATGAGAAAGGTTTTTAATATGGGTATTGGTATGGTACTGGTTATTAAAAAAGAGAATGAGAAATCTTTTTCAAACTTTGCTAAAAAGTGTAATATTGATGTTTTTAAAGCTGGTATTGTAGGGTAATGTCTAATTTAGCAATTTTAGCTTCAGGAAGTGGTAGTAATTTTCAAGCTATTAGTGAAGTTATTAAAAAATCTCATCACAATGTTTCTTGTTTAATTTGTGATAGGAAGAGTGCTTTTGTAATGGAGAGAGCAAAAAAATTAGGAATAAAAGTATTCTATGTAACCTACTATAATAGGGATAAATCCGAGGCTGAAAAAGAGATTGATAGTATTTTAAATAGCCAAAAAGTAGATTTAGTAGCCCTAGCTGGTTTTATGAGAATACTTTCCCCTCTCTTTACTAATAAGTGGAAGAATAGAGTTATAAATATTCACCCATCACTACTTCCTAAGTATCCAGGTTCCCATGGAATTGAAGATAGTTTTAACTCTGGAGATATTGAACTAGGAGTTACAATTCACTATGTTGATCAAGGGATGGATACAGGTCCGATAATATACCAAGAATCATTTACTAGATGTGATGGTGAAACCCTGGAGAGTGCTGAAGAGAAAATTCATAGATTAGAGCATAGAGTATATCCGCAAATTCTTATCAAGAAACTTGATAATTTTAATAAAGCCATTTAGGAGAATAAGTTGAGAGTTTTAGTTATTGGTTCAGGTGCTAGAGAGCATGCTGCTACATGGAAATTTAGTAAGAGTAAAAGAATATCCGGTCTCTTTGTAGCTCCGGGTAATGCTGGTACAGATGAGATTGCAAAAAACATCGATATTGATGTTATGAATAGTCAATCTGTAATCGATACGGTAAAGGCAAATAAGATTAACTTTGTATTTATTGGCCCAGAAATCCCCCTTGCAAATGGACTTGCTGATGACCTAAGAAAAAACGGTATTAACTGTTTTGGTCCAGGGAGAGAAGCGGCACAACTAGAGTCTAGTAAATCTTTTTCTAAAGCTTTTATGAAAAGAAATAATATACCCACTGCTGATTATGATGAATTCTCAAATAAAGAAGATTACACAAAATTTATACAAAATTTAAATAAAAAAGTTGTTGTTAAAAAAAGTGGTTTAGCTGCTGGTAAGGGTGTTTTAGAGTCAGAAGATAAGGATGAAATGCTAGCTTTTGGTCTTGAAGCTTTAAATAATGATAAAGTTGTGGTTGAAGAGTTTTTGGAAGGGTTTGAGGTTTCGATATTTGTATTATCAGACGGTAAAAACTATAAAATCTTACAACCTTGTACAGATCACAAAAAAGCTTATGATGGGGATAAGGGTCCTAACACTGGTGGTATGGGTGCAATAACACCTGTTCCTTGGGTTGATAGTAAATTAATGCAACGGATTGAAGAAGAAGCTGTTATTCCAACTATAAACGGATTAAATAGAGACTCTTTAAACTATAAGGGAGTTATTTATATCGGATTAATGATATCCGAAGAGGGGCCTAAAGTACTTGAGTATAACGTGCGTTTTGGGGATCCTGAGGCTCAAATCATATTCCCAACTATTGAGTCTGACTTTTGTAATATAATGGATGCAATAACTGAAGAGAGCTTAGATGATTACAATATTAGACTCTCAAATAAATCAGCTGTATGTATTACTGTAGCAGCAAAGGGGTATCCGGGAAGTTATACAAAAGATTTAAAAGCTGAAGTTCATAATTTAACTGAAAAAGAAGGTTATATATTCCATGCTTCAACCTACCTTAAAAGTGATGATATTTATACTAACGGAGGGCGATGTTTTACAGCTGTATCTACTGGAGAGAATACATTAGATGCATGTGAAAATGCATATAAAGTTGTTAAAAAGGTAAGTTTTCCTGGTTCTTGGTATAGAAAAGATATTGCTAGAAAGTTCTTTAAGTAATTCCTATTATTACAAACAATTATTATAGTTACAAATAATATCAGATAGTTTAAAGCCCGGTAAAACCGGGCTATTTTTTTAATATAGGAATTATTTTATCAATCGATAATGATTCAAAAAAGTCTAATAGAGTTGGTGATATCCTATTAATTCTTAAAAGAGTACCTTTACTTATAGCCTTCTTGTTAATAAAAAGTAGTTTTCCAATTCCAGAACTATCAATGTAATTTGTTTTTTCTAAATTAATAGTTAATGTTTTAAAACCATCTTCAATAAGTTCTAAGGCATCTTTTTTTAGATTTTCCACTGATAGACCAATTAAGGATGTCTCAGAGACAATAATTTCTGCTTCATTCTCTTTTTTAATAATTTCAATTCCCATTAATATTATCCTTTAAGATTAACTCTGTTGTCTTTTAACTTCATACATTAATATACCAGCTGCTACAGATACATTTAATGAGTCTACATTACCTGTTGTAGGTATAGAAACAATTCCATCACAACTCTCTTTTACCTTCTGATGCATACCACTCCCCTCTGATCCCATAACTATAGCTACACGGCCTTTTAAGTCTAACTCCTGACAGGATGTTCCTCCCATATCTGCTCCATATATCCAGAAACCGATATTTTTTAACTGCTTAATAACTCTACTTATATTTGTCACAACAGCAACATCAACATAATTAACAGCCCCAGCCGAGACTCTAGTAACTACAGGTGTTTCACTAGCTGTTCTTCTAGAAGGAATAATTACCAAATCAGAACTAAATTGATCGCAGGACCTTAGTATAGCCCCATAATTGTGGGGGTCTGTAATTCCATCAAGGATAACAACCATTCCATTATCTTTATCAAAGGTCTCAAGGAATGACTCAAGTGTTACAACTTCCCTTTTCGCTCTACTCTGTTTGTTTTTAACTTTTAATAAATAGCCTCTATGACCATCAGAAGCCATCTTATCCATCTCTTCAATAGATATATTTTTTACAGGGATCTCCTTTACTTGAGCCATTTTCTTTAATATCATAGCTCTTTTACTCTGTTTAGAGAGGTATAAAACTCCCTCTACTTCACCCTTTTTTAAAATCTCTTCACATCCATGAAAATCTGTTAAATTATTTGCCATCTTCTTTATATACCTCGAACTCTTTAACTTTGTCGACTACCCCATCAAAATCTAGATCTTTTTCATAACTTGAAATAGACTTACCATCATTTGTTATATAAACCCATATATCAATTTTTAGATCATAATTAGAGTCAACTTCTTGCCTAACTACAAATCCATCTTCATAAAAATAGAAATTATCCATTATACCATCAAGGTTATAATCAGTTTCTTCATATAGAGTCAGTTTTGCCCCATTCATTGCAAGTTTTTTATCAACATTACCATCAAAGTTAGTATCAGACGATATTATAATGCTATTATCCTCTAACTCTTCAACCCAGATATCCAATATGCCATCACTATTGGAATCTAATGAGTAATCAGCAAACAAGACTGAACTAACAGATAAGGTGAAGATAAGTAAAATTATTTTATTAAACATAAATTCCTCAGTTATTTATCGACAACTCATTATATTAGCTAAAGTCTTATAAAACAACTACTACAAATTTTAGTACTTTATTGCTATAATATCTACATGGATGAAACAATTTATAAAAGAAGCAAGGTCGCAGATAAAAATAGTAGAGAGAAAAAGAAGTCTTTAAATTTAAAATGGCAGAATAATTCTATGACTTTAGGAAGAACTATTACAATAGGAAGGGATAGAAATAATACTATAGTATTAGATGATCCTCTTGTATCAAGAAGGCATGCGATTATTGAGGAAAAAATGGGGACTTATTACATTAGAGACCTAGGAAGTACGAACTCTACATATGTCAATAAGAATCCAATTCTACCAAACCAAGAGAAAAAACTTCAGCCTGGTTCGGTTATTAATATTGGAAAAAGTGAATTAAAAATTACTTAGGTACAATCTCATATAGAACATTAAAGGATCTTTTTATCTCTTCAACTCCAGATGAAATTGGTCCTTTAGGTCTAGATTCTGCCATACTATATGCATAATTAGTTATTGGATTTTGTATAGCTATCCCCTCTTCTGCTATTGAGATAACTCTCTTTACCTTCATGCCTTCAAGGGACGCTAAAAACTCAGCTTTTTCTCTGGCATCTTTAATAGCTTTCTCTCTTAGATTATTTTCATAAATATCAGAATTCTCAAAGGTGAAGTATATTCCATTAATCTTATTAGCTCCAAGAGTTATTATGGTATCTATAACAGTATCAACTAGCTCTAACTTCTTAATATTAATTGTAATTGAGTTAGAAACACGATACTCCTCTTTGTTTTTATCATCATCGTTATATGGCCTATAAAGATATACATTATAGTTGTTAGTCTCTATATCATCACTCTCAATACCAAGATCAGCTAAGCCCTGGGTAATTCCAGTCATAATTTTATTATTCTCTTCTAATGCAACCCCAATAACAGGATCTCCACTATCAACTCCAGTAGATATAACAACAGTATCTGGCTTTATAACCATAGAACCACG
Above is a genomic segment from Thiospirochaeta perfilievii containing:
- a CDS encoding YaaR family protein, translated to MEISNLNGFNSVANESAFKSQKKEKLKSNKKNLFRRELSKAEGSVDSSPSLSGDEKLAELMDDLFNQGEDLVKDPTIHNLRLYRNSVSLFFKFVIKNSLNFDSVEGRLNPKTFERKCYALISVVDRKIDDIAKSVLGEQRKQFDLLGAVEEINGLIVDLIS
- a CDS encoding bactofilin family protein, encoding MDNTNVNVINSIIGFGTVFTGDLDLTGLLKIDGDFSGSVKAEGKVLIGHTGRAKCSIFAKTVVVGGVVKGDIYAEDRVVVLSTGMVLGNIRSPRLVMEEGVLFNGELTITHSDEYGDLMDTNSSKSFSPFEVNNK
- a CDS encoding M23 family metallopeptidase, with amino-acid sequence MKKNSVDYVTTADSGAFDKFKGFFKKRITLMLIPHSEKKVFNVQVSLFSIIGVITLFVALLFSFFILSSGYSGSLRVIDDRDGRIIQAEADLYRTSEAVEKLNEGAEKFKQAINRTLQTVNINNSGVDGVTGRGGDLNNLLNIQESDASSSSDVKTIDSVTALLNNSIPQLEELTDQMEKKVGHFVDMPSILPLKNVIGRFTLSFGPQKEPFTGKWYLHRGLDIAYSRGTQIVATANGKVEVVEYQPSGYGNSIVISHKWSYNTRYAHLDKVLVSKGQWVKQGDVIGLMGSTGRSTGPHLHYEVRIGPTYVNPADYIGSSN
- a CDS encoding TatD family hydrolase yields the protein MKHFDSHVHIGLINDDPMEQLMVIQKSKQQKISKMLSICNNLIDFDNVYNNLISESAVYHAVGVSPSEVIHPGKDWERKIEERAALKRVVAVGETGLDYYRKFGDKNSQIDLFIRQLEIADHLDLPVVIHNREAGVDILDILKDKLPRRGGVLHCYSEDWKFAQKVLNNHDNLYISFAGNVTYRNARTLQETAYNMPLERMVVETESPFMVSSAHKGKRNMPFYLPATVEFLAELREMDVTEFADTIYKNTLELFNINE
- the dusB gene encoding tRNA dihydrouridine synthase DusB; translation: MELEGNIFLAPTAGYSDRPFRQICTDFGSVLNFSEMVSCEAIIRDNPKTLQLMEPANNEKHTAIQIFTGNPDSAAKSIKSVLKFNPSIIDLNCGCPVPKILKSGSGSDLMKTPKKINEIVRAICNETDIPVSIKIRSGFTHESINFLECANEGILGGASMVSLHPRTRSQGYSGFANWDYIKELKSMVDVPVIGSGDLYTPYDAKRMLEETNCDGVMFARGIFGNPFLFAQTIELLTTGEIKTQPTLTDKMEIAFKHLKLSVEFYGEDVALKEIKKHLCSYTKGFPGAKETRDKLVRCSTLEEYETVFQSLL
- the purF gene encoding amidophosphoribosyltransferase yields the protein MNNSIDKIKHYCGIVGIHSLSERNIPQDLFFPLFSLQHRGQEGAGISYLNNGKLVTYKDLGMVSDVLGRYLEEDRKSTVGIGHVRYSTTGGNQVENVQPIQASCNKGDISIAHNGNFSNSDFLKSKLTEKGAIFGCTTDSELVLHLIAHSMQDTFYKALKETLCYLEGAFSMVMVREDNLYIMRDPMGFRPLYIGQKDGFTVCASESCALDILDITDYRSVEPGELIVVNSNGIQSEIFATAKRKAQCSFELIYFARPDSQIFDTSVYASRLQMGRVLAQQDGDEIENFDLVMSVPDSGNTAALGYAKESGLSYELGLTRNHYTGRSFILPTQKKRELAVKMKLHPVKEIVKDKRIVLVDDSLVRGTTSSIIVKLLRSAGAKEVHVRLSAPEINGPCYYGIDVPTKEELISTTKTPEEIAKHIGADSVKFLPVDKLKTCFDKSEDFCYACFNNDYPVEPKTGKDK
- the purM gene encoding phosphoribosylformylglycinamidine cyclo-ligase is translated as MGLTYSEAGVDIEKGDRFASFIGNIKSKAVSNSIGGFAGGIELDVEKYKKPVLLSCTDGVGTKLMVAQQLQKFDTLGIDLVAMCVNDLIVCGASPLVFLDYIGCGKLNEDVLKEVIKGVVEGCEQAGCTLAGGETAEMPDMYSDNEFDLAGFSVGIVEKSQMLPQLDRVEKGDILFGMASVGVHSNGLSLARKTIDINDRENMEKLLTPTKIYVKELEELLKSEMIISAAHITGGGLEGNIVRALPKELKPELTWDWEVPEIFFTIQKNGNISEDEMRKVFNMGIGMVLVIKKENEKSFSNFAKKCNIDVFKAGIVG
- the purN gene encoding phosphoribosylglycinamide formyltransferase; translated protein: MSNLAILASGSGSNFQAISEVIKKSHHNVSCLICDRKSAFVMERAKKLGIKVFYVTYYNRDKSEAEKEIDSILNSQKVDLVALAGFMRILSPLFTNKWKNRVINIHPSLLPKYPGSHGIEDSFNSGDIELGVTIHYVDQGMDTGPIIYQESFTRCDGETLESAEEKIHRLEHRVYPQILIKKLDNFNKAI
- the purD gene encoding phosphoribosylamine--glycine ligase, encoding MRVLVIGSGAREHAATWKFSKSKRISGLFVAPGNAGTDEIAKNIDIDVMNSQSVIDTVKANKINFVFIGPEIPLANGLADDLRKNGINCFGPGREAAQLESSKSFSKAFMKRNNIPTADYDEFSNKEDYTKFIQNLNKKVVVKKSGLAAGKGVLESEDKDEMLAFGLEALNNDKVVVEEFLEGFEVSIFVLSDGKNYKILQPCTDHKKAYDGDKGPNTGGMGAITPVPWVDSKLMQRIEEEAVIPTINGLNRDSLNYKGVIYIGLMISEEGPKVLEYNVRFGDPEAQIIFPTIESDFCNIMDAITEESLDDYNIRLSNKSAVCITVAAKGYPGSYTKDLKAEVHNLTEKEGYIFHASTYLKSDDIYTNGGRCFTAVSTGENTLDACENAYKVVKKVSFPGSWYRKDIARKFFK
- a CDS encoding STAS domain-containing protein; translation: MGIEIIKKENEAEIIVSETSLIGLSVENLKKDALELIEDGFKTLTINLEKTNYIDSSGIGKLLFINKKAISKGTLLRINRISPTLLDFFESLSIDKIIPILKK
- the rlmB gene encoding 23S rRNA (guanosine(2251)-2'-O)-methyltransferase RlmB, whose amino-acid sequence is MANNLTDFHGCEEILKKGEVEGVLYLSKQSKRAMILKKMAQVKEIPVKNISIEEMDKMASDGHRGYLLKVKNKQSRAKREVVTLESFLETFDKDNGMVVILDGITDPHNYGAILRSCDQFSSDLVIIPSRRTASETPVVTRVSAGAVNYVDVAVVTNISRVIKQLKNIGFWIYGADMGGTSCQELDLKGRVAIVMGSEGSGMHQKVKESCDGIVSIPTTGNVDSLNVSVAAGILMYEVKRQQS
- a CDS encoding FHA domain-containing protein; amino-acid sequence: MDETIYKRSKVADKNSREKKKSLNLKWQNNSMTLGRTITIGRDRNNTIVLDDPLVSRRHAIIEEKMGTYYIRDLGSTNSTYVNKNPILPNQEKKLQPGSVINIGKSELKIT
- a CDS encoding SIMPL domain-containing protein, which translates into the protein MKRLLLVLLSFTSIAFADDVLRTINVIGRGSMVIKPDTVVISTGVDSGDPVIGVALEENNKIMTGITQGLADLGIESDDIETNNYNVYLYRPYNDDDKNKEEYRVSNSITINIKKLELVDTVIDTIITLGANKINGIYFTFENSDIYENNLREKAIKDAREKAEFLASLEGMKVKRVISIAEEGIAIQNPITNYAYSMAESRPKGPISSGVEEIKRSFNVLYEIVPK